Proteins encoded in a region of the Paracholeplasma manati genome:
- a CDS encoding GNAT family N-acetyltransferase produces the protein MHHDILNIIQKAKDTFTYHSFHYVDEHDVKDYEVVYESTDGVLLKGIHPSQQKPHLHFFVHDIETLKVILKPYPNHLIEFVPKDWMLPLEQTGYIPYSVLRDYWYKYQNPVPASSLTFATPKQTLEIALLSQSRTGSSRAFSGETVEVVSQWVTNQVDGVDDSCVLIHQSDVIEGAVMVGLYGENEKRTLWVRLIVVKASLQNQGIGQKLLSQALYYGQMHYAKRAFLMADDLNQNALYLYQKMGFKPDLTSEQIDMISI, from the coding sequence ATGCATCATGACATTTTGAATATCATCCAGAAAGCCAAAGACACCTTTACATACCATTCATTTCATTATGTAGATGAACATGATGTCAAAGATTATGAAGTGGTCTATGAATCAACCGATGGTGTGCTATTAAAAGGTATCCATCCAAGCCAACAAAAACCACACCTCCACTTTTTCGTCCATGATATCGAAACATTGAAGGTTATATTAAAACCATACCCGAACCATTTGATTGAATTTGTTCCAAAAGATTGGATGTTACCACTAGAACAAACAGGGTACATACCGTACTCGGTACTGAGGGATTATTGGTATAAGTATCAAAATCCAGTACCCGCTTCATCACTTACTTTCGCAACCCCAAAACAAACCCTTGAAATTGCGTTACTATCTCAATCTAGAACGGGCAGTAGTCGCGCGTTTTCTGGTGAGACAGTAGAGGTCGTCTCTCAATGGGTGACCAATCAAGTAGATGGGGTGGATGATTCATGTGTCTTGATTCATCAGAGTGATGTCATCGAAGGCGCAGTGATGGTGGGCTTGTATGGAGAAAATGAAAAACGAACCCTATGGGTCCGGTTGATTGTTGTAAAAGCATCTCTACAAAACCAAGGCATCGGTCAAAAACTGTTATCACAAGCGCTCTATTATGGTCAAATGCATTACGCCAAACGGGCATTCTTGATGGCCGATGATTTGAATCAAAACGCCTTATATCTATACCAAAAAATGGGATTTAAACCCGACTTAACCTCAGAACAAATCGATATGATATCAATATAA
- a CDS encoding class I SAM-dependent rRNA methyltransferase, translated as MNPCKIYLKKGEEVRIQEGHPWVFSNEIDHIVGFIKSGELAYVYAFDDTFLGKGYLNTNSKIFVRILSSEDIEIDEAFFKAKILKAKQAREGLGYQNSYRAFFGESDGIPGLIIDKYGDYLSIQILSLGIDQRKEMFIQILVSIFNPKGILERSDVSVRTKEGLEPFKGVIYGEVPPKVIIKENELTMSVDLMNGQKTGFFLDQQDNHNAVKPYVKDKNVLDCFANIGGFGLHAAYHGAKKVTCVDISALAVSDILNNAKLNGFTQVEAIEKDVFDQLRAYQKEGKTFDTIILDPPAFAKNKDAIKRAYQGYKDINLQAMKIIEDGGYLYTCSCSHYMTIDLFLQMLQDAARDAKKKVQMVEMRIQSKDHPALLGSDESLYLKCVILRVMNA; from the coding sequence ATGAATCCCTGCAAAATTTATTTAAAAAAAGGTGAAGAAGTACGAATCCAAGAAGGTCATCCTTGGGTCTTCTCCAATGAAATTGACCACATCGTTGGTTTCATCAAATCGGGTGAATTAGCTTATGTGTATGCTTTTGATGACACCTTTCTAGGAAAAGGCTATTTGAACACTAATTCTAAGATTTTTGTTCGTATTTTAAGCAGTGAAGATATCGAAATTGATGAAGCTTTTTTCAAAGCTAAAATCCTGAAAGCCAAGCAAGCGAGAGAAGGTTTGGGTTATCAAAATAGTTATCGTGCTTTTTTTGGTGAATCCGATGGTATACCAGGTTTAATCATCGATAAATATGGCGATTATTTATCCATCCAAATTTTATCCTTAGGTATCGATCAAAGAAAAGAAATGTTCATTCAAATATTGGTATCGATTTTCAATCCAAAGGGTATTCTTGAACGCTCAGATGTATCGGTTCGAACCAAAGAGGGTTTAGAACCTTTCAAAGGTGTCATTTATGGTGAGGTACCTCCTAAAGTCATCATCAAGGAAAATGAACTGACCATGTCCGTGGATTTGATGAACGGTCAAAAAACCGGCTTCTTCTTAGATCAACAAGATAACCATAACGCTGTAAAACCCTATGTTAAAGATAAAAATGTGCTAGACTGTTTCGCCAATATTGGTGGATTTGGATTACACGCAGCCTACCATGGGGCGAAAAAAGTCACCTGTGTCGATATTTCAGCCTTAGCGGTTTCCGATATCTTAAACAATGCGAAACTCAATGGTTTCACCCAAGTTGAAGCGATTGAAAAAGACGTATTTGATCAATTGCGTGCCTATCAAAAAGAGGGTAAAACCTTTGATACCATCATCCTAGACCCACCTGCTTTCGCAAAAAACAAAGACGCGATTAAACGTGCTTATCAAGGGTATAAAGACATCAATCTTCAAGCGATGAAAATCATTGAAGACGGTGGGTATTTATACACCTGCAGCTGCAGTCATTATATGACCATTGACCTCTTCTTACAGATGTTACAAGACGCAGCGAGAGATGCGAAAAAGAAAGTTCAAATGGTCGAAATGCGTATACAGTCAAAAGATCATCCAGCTTTATTGGGTTCGGATGAATCCTTATATTTAAAATGTGTCATCCTACGCGTTATGAACGCCTAA
- a CDS encoding MFS transporter, translated as MKLDYKKTIYVGLAFLIISLFWQTYDAIITKILIDKFGLNQTWSGFVMALDNILALFLLPFFGGLSDRTNHKRGRRTPYVVVGTLLAAFLFVGLSFFDAMQLEKLDAETTLRVEYDNAAGFTEELTVAEWRTISNTMDGQSESTHILDILDAVHKGTTNRIYEETDVLSLADYNDAKDAYYRYLSAQALDVTMASPTVFIVFIVMLFFTLVAMSTFRSPAVALMPDVTTKVLRSKGNALINLMGAFGGITAIILLTVFGLDQHSFVNYTAAFVSVSIIMVVVLGIFLWKVNEPKLVQERIDFEKANNIVDEEETENHDKISKDKFMSLVLILASVFLWFMGYNAVTTKLSDYAPKVLNMGYSTPLLIAQATAIVGFIPIGIISTKWGRKKTILFGVALLTLCFGSVYFITETTGILLYVVLGLTGIAWASINVNSYPMVVELSKGSDVGKYTGYYYTFSMAAQILTPILSGFLMDIPDFGRKILFPYATVFVIFSFITMLFVKHGDAKAEKKSLLENFDVDMD; from the coding sequence ATGAAACTCGATTATAAAAAGACGATTTACGTTGGATTGGCATTTTTAATTATCTCGTTGTTTTGGCAAACCTATGACGCCATCATCACCAAGATTTTGATTGATAAATTCGGTCTAAATCAAACGTGGAGTGGTTTTGTTATGGCTTTGGATAACATTTTAGCCTTATTCTTATTACCATTCTTTGGCGGGTTATCAGACCGCACCAACCATAAACGTGGCAGACGTACCCCTTATGTGGTGGTCGGTACCTTACTCGCAGCCTTCCTATTTGTGGGATTATCCTTCTTTGATGCGATGCAGTTAGAAAAACTGGATGCAGAAACCACACTTAGGGTCGAATACGATAACGCTGCAGGATTCACCGAAGAGTTGACTGTTGCAGAGTGGCGAACCATATCAAACACCATGGATGGTCAAAGCGAATCCACCCACATTTTAGACATATTAGATGCTGTTCACAAAGGGACAACAAATCGAATTTATGAAGAAACCGATGTCTTGTCTTTAGCGGATTATAACGATGCGAAAGATGCGTATTATCGTTATCTATCGGCACAAGCGTTAGATGTTACGATGGCCTCGCCAACCGTATTCATCGTGTTCATCGTGATGTTATTCTTTACTTTAGTCGCGATGTCTACATTTAGATCACCAGCCGTCGCCTTGATGCCAGATGTTACCACCAAGGTGCTTCGAAGCAAAGGTAACGCTCTCATCAATTTGATGGGTGCATTCGGGGGTATTACAGCCATCATCCTATTAACGGTATTTGGCTTAGACCAGCACTCATTCGTCAATTACACCGCGGCATTCGTTTCAGTATCCATCATCATGGTGGTGGTGTTAGGTATATTCTTATGGAAAGTCAATGAACCTAAGTTGGTTCAAGAACGCATTGATTTTGAAAAAGCAAACAACATCGTGGATGAAGAAGAAACCGAAAATCACGATAAGATTAGTAAAGACAAATTCATGTCATTGGTCCTTATTTTGGCTTCTGTGTTCCTATGGTTTATGGGGTATAACGCAGTCACCACTAAACTATCGGATTACGCACCAAAAGTACTGAATATGGGTTATTCAACCCCACTTCTTATCGCTCAAGCAACCGCGATTGTTGGGTTCATTCCAATCGGCATTATTTCCACCAAATGGGGTAGAAAAAAGACCATTTTATTTGGCGTAGCCTTATTAACCTTGTGTTTTGGATCCGTATATTTCATCACAGAAACCACCGGTATCCTATTATATGTTGTCTTGGGTTTAACTGGGATTGCCTGGGCCTCAATCAACGTCAACTCCTACCCAATGGTAGTAGAACTATCTAAAGGGTCAGATGTCGGTAAATATACTGGTTATTACTATACTTTCAGTATGGCAGCACAAATCTTAACACCGATTTTATCTGGATTCCTCATGGACATTCCAGACTTTGGCCGTAAGATTTTGTTCCCTTACGCAACCGTCTTTGTCATCTTCTCATTCATCACTATGTTGTTTGTAAAACATGGGGATGCGAAAGCTGAAAAGAAATCGTTATTGGAAAACTTTGATGTCGATATGGACTAA
- a CDS encoding glycerophosphodiester phosphodiesterase family protein, producing MKQLSWLKEAYITHRGLHGVDGLVENTRKSFTEAIKHGFGIEIDTNILKDGTVVVFHDKNLKRLFGIDRALKDLTYDELKTLKIAGTDETIPTLDEILLLVNGQVPLMIEIKPFGDKKRHAKAVNETLKKYPYEVAIQSYDPSIVYWFKRHAKEHIRGQISEYFTDSDMSNIMRKLLRRMVFNRLTKPDFINYRLEDMPNKYIDKARKKGMLILGYAARSPKTLSYARKAFDNAVFENFIPKK from the coding sequence ATGAAACAATTGTCCTGGCTCAAAGAAGCGTATATAACCCATCGTGGTTTACATGGTGTGGATGGGTTAGTCGAAAATACTCGAAAATCTTTTACTGAAGCGATTAAACACGGTTTTGGTATTGAGATTGATACAAACATTCTTAAAGATGGTACCGTGGTGGTATTTCACGATAAAAACTTGAAAAGACTGTTTGGTATTGACCGAGCATTAAAAGACCTCACTTATGATGAACTTAAGACCTTAAAGATAGCTGGAACCGATGAAACCATACCTACCTTAGATGAGATTCTTTTATTGGTCAATGGACAGGTCCCTTTGATGATTGAAATCAAACCTTTTGGTGATAAAAAACGTCACGCTAAGGCAGTCAACGAAACTTTAAAAAAGTATCCTTATGAGGTTGCGATACAATCGTATGACCCATCGATTGTCTATTGGTTTAAGCGACATGCAAAAGAACATATCCGTGGTCAAATCAGTGAGTATTTTACAGATTCAGACATGTCGAATATCATGAGAAAGTTGTTGAGACGGATGGTCTTCAACCGTTTGACAAAGCCGGACTTTATCAACTACCGTCTAGAAGATATGCCAAACAAATATATTGATAAGGCTAGAAAAAAAGGCATGCTCATTTTAGGGTACGCTGCACGTTCACCGAAAACATTGTCCTATGCCAGAAAAGCATTTGATAACGCTGTTTTTGAAAACTTTATACCGAAAAAATGA
- a CDS encoding U32 family peptidase — protein sequence MKKPELLAPAGTKEAFIGAINAGANAIFMAGHRFGARAFAENFNQDDLKQAIEYAHLRGVSVFIVVNTLTFDDEVEDLLSYTDELVKAHVDALIVQDIGMISIFAQRYPNTAIHASTQVNAHNIHHVKFLKELGVKRVILARETSLDVIKEIKRTVDIELEVFIHGALCVSFSGNCLISSILNKRSGNRGECAYNCRLPYKLIKDKTVIGEESYLMSAKDLMTLEYIDELIEAGIDSFKIEGRMRKKEYVTQTTMAYRLAIDAYYEGKNIQLDSQIDKLKRVFNRDYTKGYMLKEIPKDLNNDFRPNHMGVPIGKVIAYEKNLALVQLSEGLKNGDGFRIVGKHDYGNMVTYMKRKNNTIIKEAFKGETIYLEVKEQVYPDSILYKTLDSDLEKDLVMYQSSAFKLIPITGMVTAYIDKPLTLSLSDGDHQVSVSSQNNLEYAMNQPATEASIAQNISKLGGTPFYFDTLTVYTDGACFIPVKELNELRRLAVESLIAQRIERKEAFIQPYSIQNGFNYVETVKLVARVHTLDQLNVAYKLGLDEIYFEDIIDVNPKDYPNTVVRPVTKRIIEDIDGFDITGPTMVSELGGIYQNQKRYPLVTDEFINITNIYTAALISTYNVERIALSSELDLDHVLRFSKRYFNRFGAYPNLEMVVYGHKDLMISKYCPVAKTFGYKPNCRLCFKDQYYLQDHIGKYALLNDGHCNMRVMDPKPLLLIDYLETLKAANITTFRMDFTTETEKEMKAIVYAFKSALAQKPYKLDLPRFRTGHFE from the coding sequence TTGAAAAAACCCGAATTACTCGCCCCTGCTGGGACGAAAGAAGCTTTTATTGGTGCCATCAATGCTGGCGCGAATGCGATATTTATGGCAGGTCATCGCTTTGGTGCCCGTGCATTCGCTGAAAACTTCAATCAAGACGATTTAAAACAAGCCATCGAATACGCTCATTTACGTGGGGTATCCGTTTTTATTGTTGTCAATACGCTTACCTTTGATGACGAAGTTGAAGACCTCCTCAGTTATACCGATGAATTGGTCAAAGCTCACGTCGACGCATTGATTGTTCAAGATATTGGGATGATATCGATATTCGCTCAAAGATACCCAAATACAGCCATTCACGCATCAACTCAAGTCAATGCGCACAATATTCATCATGTCAAATTCTTAAAAGAACTTGGAGTTAAACGCGTCATTTTAGCACGTGAGACCAGTTTAGACGTCATCAAAGAAATCAAGCGTACAGTGGATATCGAATTAGAAGTTTTTATCCATGGTGCGCTTTGTGTGTCTTTTTCTGGCAACTGCCTGATTTCATCCATTTTAAACAAACGTTCAGGGAATCGTGGCGAGTGTGCGTACAATTGCCGATTACCTTATAAATTAATCAAAGATAAAACCGTGATTGGTGAAGAATCCTATTTGATGAGTGCGAAAGATTTGATGACGCTTGAATACATCGATGAACTCATTGAAGCTGGGATAGATTCTTTCAAAATTGAAGGCAGAATGCGTAAAAAAGAATATGTCACGCAAACCACGATGGCCTATCGTCTAGCCATCGATGCCTATTATGAAGGGAAAAACATTCAACTAGATAGTCAAATTGACAAACTAAAACGTGTCTTTAACCGTGATTACACCAAAGGCTATATGTTAAAAGAAATCCCTAAGGACCTCAACAATGACTTTAGACCCAACCATATGGGCGTCCCTATTGGTAAAGTCATCGCTTATGAAAAAAACCTCGCATTGGTTCAACTCAGTGAGGGCCTAAAAAATGGCGATGGGTTTAGAATTGTGGGTAAACACGACTATGGCAACATGGTTACTTACATGAAACGTAAAAACAACACGATCATCAAAGAAGCTTTTAAAGGGGAAACCATCTATTTAGAAGTCAAAGAACAAGTCTATCCAGACTCTATTTTATACAAAACCTTGGATTCGGATTTAGAAAAGGATTTGGTCATGTATCAATCATCTGCTTTCAAACTCATTCCAATCACAGGGATGGTCACAGCATATATCGATAAACCATTGACGTTAAGCCTCAGCGATGGTGACCATCAGGTATCCGTTTCTTCACAAAACAACCTTGAGTACGCGATGAACCAACCAGCCACAGAGGCTTCTATTGCCCAAAATATCTCAAAATTGGGTGGTACCCCATTTTATTTTGATACGTTAACTGTATACACCGATGGGGCGTGTTTTATCCCAGTAAAAGAACTCAATGAACTCAGACGACTCGCGGTTGAATCTTTGATTGCACAAAGGATAGAACGAAAAGAAGCCTTCATTCAACCTTATTCTATACAAAATGGATTTAACTACGTAGAAACAGTTAAGTTGGTTGCGAGAGTCCATACCCTAGATCAATTAAATGTAGCGTATAAACTAGGATTGGATGAAATCTACTTTGAAGATATCATCGATGTGAATCCAAAAGACTATCCAAATACCGTTGTGAGACCGGTGACCAAACGAATCATCGAAGACATCGATGGATTTGATATCACAGGTCCTACCATGGTCTCTGAACTTGGTGGTATATATCAAAACCAAAAACGATACCCATTGGTGACCGATGAATTTATCAACATCACCAACATTTATACGGCAGCTCTCATTTCGACTTACAATGTCGAACGTATCGCCTTATCATCAGAGTTGGATTTAGACCATGTATTGCGTTTCTCAAAACGCTATTTTAATCGATTTGGTGCCTATCCAAACCTTGAAATGGTGGTTTATGGACACAAAGATTTGATGATTTCCAAATACTGTCCGGTTGCGAAAACGTTTGGCTATAAACCCAACTGTCGTTTGTGTTTCAAAGACCAATATTACCTTCAAGACCACATCGGTAAATATGCATTGCTCAATGATGGACATTGTAATATGCGCGTCATGGACCCAAAACCATTGTTGTTGATTGATTATTTAGAAACATTGAAAGCAGCGAATATCACGACTTTTAGAATGGATTTCACCACAGAAACAGAAAAGGAAATGAAAGCCATTGTATATGCCTTCAAATCAGCACTGGCACAAAAACCGTATAAATTGGATTTACCGCGCTTTAGAACAGGTCATTTTGAGTGA
- a CDS encoding AtpZ/AtpI family protein, producing the protein MEPNKDKKRKSLVEIYREYNLVIAFFYELVFVLLGLIILGLILDEYLKTKVLFTILFTLFGIYSSISNLYKRMTKKEDKDVSKK; encoded by the coding sequence ATGGAACCCAATAAAGATAAAAAAAGAAAATCATTGGTCGAAATCTATCGTGAGTATAATTTGGTCATCGCGTTCTTTTACGAGTTGGTGTTTGTCCTCCTCGGATTGATTATCTTAGGGCTCATTTTGGATGAGTATCTAAAGACAAAGGTTTTATTCACCATACTATTTACGTTGTTTGGGATTTATTCATCCATTTCAAATCTATACAAACGAATGACCAAAAAAGAGGATAAAGATGTCAGCAAGAAATGA
- a CDS encoding ATP synthase subunit I, protein MSARNEFTQNFKYTILLIAVSSIAAYFIFGKAVTISIILGGATMLWGMSLLAKNHRKMTKDNPRVSGRMIGLILRYTLYVIVLGLSYYMETLNIYGTFFGLLTFKIALYSQAIWQTIRGGNHHE, encoded by the coding sequence ATGTCAGCAAGAAATGAATTCACACAAAACTTTAAATATACCATTTTGCTGATTGCCGTATCGAGCATCGCTGCCTATTTCATTTTTGGTAAAGCCGTCACCATTAGCATCATTTTGGGTGGTGCAACCATGTTGTGGGGCATGAGTCTATTGGCCAAAAACCACCGTAAAATGACCAAAGATAACCCAAGGGTTTCAGGCAGAATGATTGGTCTGATTTTAAGATATACCTTATACGTCATCGTTCTAGGCTTGTCCTATTATATGGAAACACTGAACATTTATGGTACATTTTTTGGTTTGTTGACCTTTAAAATTGCATTATATAGCCAAGCCATTTGGCAAACCATTCGAGGGGGAAATCATCATGAATGA
- a CDS encoding F0F1 ATP synthase subunit A — MNDFFKAFYDFYYNLSSALKASIIVFIVLIIMTTVVGLRVKKLDYRKTPKGFTFIMIMLVDMINKMLVPIFPKYHKTFQPLLLTMFMYLVFANWASLVGLTAPLSNLNIALSMSIIVFATIQGSALVIKRPVARMKALLSPNPVFLPLNLIGEFSTPFSMGMRLFGNLMSGSILAILIYHFTSYVGIFIGAFLLHPVFDIFVGAIQAYVYLSLFSIFLAIAVED; from the coding sequence ATGAATGATTTTTTCAAAGCTTTCTATGATTTTTACTACAACCTATCATCGGCACTTAAAGCCAGCATCATCGTATTCATTGTTTTAATCATTATGACTACCGTGGTGGGTTTGCGTGTTAAAAAGTTGGACTACCGTAAAACACCCAAAGGTTTTACATTCATTATGATTATGTTGGTGGATATGATCAACAAAATGCTCGTACCGATTTTTCCAAAATACCACAAGACATTTCAACCGTTATTATTGACCATGTTCATGTATTTGGTGTTCGCGAACTGGGCAAGTTTAGTCGGACTTACGGCACCATTATCGAACCTGAATATTGCGTTATCGATGAGCATCATCGTCTTCGCAACCATTCAAGGTTCAGCGTTGGTTATCAAACGACCTGTCGCGAGAATGAAAGCATTGTTGTCACCAAACCCGGTATTCTTACCACTCAACTTAATCGGTGAATTCTCAACCCCATTTTCCATGGGTATGCGTCTATTTGGGAATTTGATGTCAGGGTCTATTTTAGCTATCTTGATTTACCATTTTACATCTTATGTAGGGATCTTCATTGGGGCGTTCTTATTACACCCAGTGTTTGATATATTTGTAGGTGCGATTCAAGCCTACGTGTATTTAAGTTTATTTTCAATATTCCTAGCGATTGCTGTGGAAGATTAA
- the atpE gene encoding ATP synthase F0 subunit C, producing the protein MDFNQFFQTGMAFLGAGLAVFTGFGTAIGQGYAAGKAVEAVGRQPEAINEIRSTLLLGDALAETTGIYGLVIAIILIFVA; encoded by the coding sequence ATGGATTTTAATCAGTTTTTTCAAACAGGTATGGCATTTTTAGGTGCTGGATTGGCTGTATTCACCGGTTTCGGTACTGCGATTGGCCAAGGTTACGCAGCAGGTAAAGCGGTTGAAGCGGTTGGTAGACAACCAGAAGCCATCAACGAAATCCGCTCGACTTTATTACTTGGGGACGCGTTAGCTGAAACCACAGGTATTTATGGTCTAGTCATCGCCATCATCTTGATTTTCGTTGCGTAA
- the atpF gene encoding F0F1 ATP synthase subunit B, with amino-acid sequence MLADTLKNFVEESLGLLLGVGLEEILIQLGGTIVLFLVIRKFFWKNLTEFMEKRRAYMDEELFKAEALKVEAAQIKANADETYSTLRNSVSKTLEDARVRAQKEESEIIAKAKAEAQRLKLEAEKEVELEVQKAQDQMKKEIVTVATVLAEKIIQKEVDAKKYEQWVDEATNEVKRS; translated from the coding sequence ATGCTTGCTGATACACTAAAAAACTTTGTTGAAGAGTCGCTTGGTTTGTTACTGGGCGTGGGTCTCGAAGAAATTTTGATTCAACTGGGCGGAACGATTGTTCTGTTTTTAGTGATTCGTAAATTCTTCTGGAAGAACCTGACCGAATTCATGGAAAAGCGTAGAGCTTACATGGATGAAGAACTTTTCAAAGCAGAAGCGCTTAAAGTAGAAGCTGCTCAGATCAAAGCCAATGCCGATGAAACGTATTCGACCTTACGCAACTCAGTCTCTAAGACATTAGAAGATGCGAGAGTCAGAGCACAAAAAGAAGAATCAGAAATCATCGCGAAAGCGAAAGCTGAAGCACAGCGTCTTAAACTAGAAGCTGAGAAAGAAGTTGAACTTGAGGTTCAAAAAGCCCAAGATCAAATGAAGAAAGAAATTGTAACGGTAGCGACAGTTTTGGCTGAGAAAATCATTCAAAAAGAAGTCGATGCCAAAAAGTATGAACAATGGGTGGATGAAGCAACCAATGAGGTTAAACGCTCATGA
- the atpH gene encoding ATP synthase F1 subunit delta, which translates to MSSLSYQYAEALYALAVEQKQTDAMVSELKQFISQYHGQLESLLNHPKVSTSDKKSLISGLNLNPLMVHFLYVLIDNQRLMEVHAILNSYQTLLDQQHQVLRAKVYSNKPLSKTELEGIKVALQTKLNRTAHLENVIDPTIVGGIKIAYEGNVVDHTINQFIASLSETLKA; encoded by the coding sequence ATGAGTAGTTTAAGCTACCAATATGCTGAGGCACTCTACGCCCTCGCGGTAGAACAAAAACAAACCGACGCCATGGTCAGTGAACTGAAACAATTCATCTCACAATACCATGGACAACTCGAATCGTTGTTAAATCACCCCAAAGTATCCACATCGGATAAAAAAAGTCTCATTAGCGGTTTAAATCTAAACCCGTTAATGGTCCATTTTTTATACGTTCTGATCGACAATCAGCGATTGATGGAAGTTCATGCCATTTTAAACAGCTATCAAACCTTACTAGACCAACAACATCAGGTGTTGCGCGCTAAGGTGTATTCCAACAAACCATTATCTAAAACCGAGCTCGAAGGGATCAAAGTTGCATTGCAAACCAAACTCAACAGAACAGCCCATTTAGAAAATGTCATCGATCCAACCATTGTGGGTGGCATCAAAATTGCTTATGAAGGCAATGTTGTCGACCATACCATCAATCAATTTATTGCTTCTTTAAGCGAAACCTTAAAGGCATAG